From a single Pseudomonas sp. A34-9 genomic region:
- a CDS encoding glycine zipper domain-containing protein, whose product MRLTLPALVLGLLVAQGAMAAGDGTAALGGGLGGALGNVVGQKMGGSTGAAIGAGVAGAAGSAMAARKGSRTKAAIGGGVGAAGGSVIGNSLGGRTGATIGAGLGGAAGGAVGSNLSKGHKRH is encoded by the coding sequence ATGCGTTTAACACTGCCCGCTCTGGTTCTGGGGCTTCTGGTTGCTCAAGGTGCAATGGCTGCCGGTGATGGCACCGCTGCGCTGGGCGGTGGTCTGGGTGGCGCGCTGGGGAATGTCGTCGGCCAGAAAATGGGCGGCAGCACGGGCGCAGCCATTGGCGCTGGCGTAGCAGGCGCGGCGGGCAGCGCAATGGCTGCGCGCAAGGGTAGCCGGACTAAAGCGGCCATTGGCGGCGGTGTCGGTGCAGCCGGTGGTTCGGTGATCGGCAACAGCCTGGGCGGCAGAACCGGCGCCACCATTGGTGCAGGCTTGGGCGGTGCGGCTGGTGGCGCAGTGGGCAGCAATTTGTCCAAAGGTCACAAGCGTCACTGA
- a CDS encoding YMGG-like glycine zipper-containing protein has translation MRLSLSALFFGLLVAQGAMAAGDGTAAVGGGLGGALGNVVGGQLGGSTGAAVGAGVGGAAGSAVGANKRNRTEAAIGGGLGAAGGSVVGNSLGGSTGSTIGAGLGGAAGGAVGNNLGDDGGSHSGGGHKHKNKHKNRHH, from the coding sequence ATGCGCTTGTCATTATCTGCACTGTTTTTCGGTTTGCTGGTAGCACAAGGGGCGATGGCCGCCGGGGATGGTACCGCCGCTGTGGGTGGCGGCTTGGGCGGCGCGCTCGGCAATGTGGTCGGTGGACAACTCGGTGGCAGTACTGGCGCGGCGGTAGGTGCGGGTGTTGGCGGCGCGGCCGGCAGTGCCGTCGGGGCGAATAAACGCAATCGAACCGAAGCCGCCATTGGCGGTGGTCTCGGCGCGGCGGGCGGCTCGGTCGTCGGCAACAGCCTCGGCGGCTCTACCGGTTCGACCATAGGCGCAGGCTTGGGTGGTGCGGCGGGTGGTGCGGTCGGCAATAACCTGGGTGACGATGGTGGCTCTCATTCGGGTGGTGGTCACAAGCACAAGAACAAGCATAAAAACCGCCATCATTGA
- a CDS encoding 1-acylglycerol-3-phosphate O-acyltransferase, giving the protein MLFVFRMLLMGLHFILAGVLGVILGICRPFNPDNSRLCARLYALPAMCILRLRVKSDVSGLMNKPDSCVIIANHQSNYDLFVFGNVVPRRTVCIGKKSLKWVPLFGQLFWLAGNVLIDRGNAHKARQSMLTTTNTLQNEDTSIWVFPEGTRNLGEELLPFKKGAFQMAIAAGVPIVPVCVSSYIKHMRLNRWRSGKILIRSLPAIPTVGLTMDDMPMLINQCREQMRECIESMDRQLQAA; this is encoded by the coding sequence ATGCTGTTCGTGTTTCGTATGTTATTGATGGGCCTGCACTTTATTCTGGCCGGCGTGCTCGGCGTGATTCTCGGAATCTGCCGCCCGTTCAATCCGGACAACAGCCGTCTGTGCGCCCGCCTCTACGCGCTACCAGCCATGTGTATTTTACGTTTACGGGTGAAGTCAGACGTCAGTGGTTTGATGAACAAACCCGATAGCTGCGTGATCATCGCCAACCATCAGTCCAACTATGACTTGTTCGTGTTCGGCAACGTAGTACCGCGCCGTACCGTCTGCATCGGCAAGAAAAGTCTTAAATGGGTACCGCTGTTCGGGCAATTGTTCTGGCTGGCGGGCAATGTGCTGATCGACCGTGGCAATGCGCACAAGGCGCGCCAATCGATGCTCACCACCACCAACACCCTGCAAAACGAAGACACCTCGATCTGGGTGTTCCCGGAAGGCACGCGCAACCTGGGCGAAGAATTGCTGCCCTTCAAGAAAGGTGCGTTCCAGATGGCGATTGCCGCCGGCGTGCCGATCGTTCCGGTTTGCGTCAGCAGTTACATCAAGCACATGCGCCTGAATCGCTGGCGCAGCGGGAAAATCCTCATACGCTCGCTGCCGGCGATTCCTACAGTCGGATTGACCATGGATGACATGCCCATGCTGATCAATCAGTGTCGCGAACAGATGCGCGAGTGCATTGAGTCGATGGATCGGCAACTGCAAGCCGCCTGA
- a CDS encoding 3-hydroxyacyl-CoA dehydrogenase NAD-binding domain-containing protein — MSEAIRYEKGQDAIVVLTIDMPGQSANTMNAVYREAMAACVARLVAEKDNIAGVIITSAKKTFFAGGDLNELIKVGKPEAKAFYDMVLTLKGQLRSLETLGKPVVAAINGAALGGGWEICLACHYRVALDDASVQLGLPEVTLGLLPGGGGVVRMVRMLGIEKALPYLLEGKKVRPQQALQAGLIDELAADREELLAKARAWIVANPTAVQRWDVKGYQIPGGTPSNPKVAQMLAIAPSILRSKTQGTLPAPEKILCAAVEGAQVDFDTAHLIETRYFTELTTGQISKNLIGTFWFQLNEINAGGSRPQGFASYVTRKVGVLGAGMMGAGIAFVSASASIEVVLKDINLAAAEKGKAHSSALLDKKVTRGQMDAAQREAVLARIHTSENDADLAGCDLIIEAVFEDRDLKARVSAAAQRVVGAEAVIASNTSTLPITGLAAAVPDQSKFIGLHFFSPVEKMPLVEIIKGAQTSDETLARGFDFVLQIKKTPIVVNDSRGFFTSRVFGTFTNEGIAMLGEGVSAPMIETEARKAGMPVGPLAISDEVSLSLMSHIRQQTAKDLQAEGKTLIEHPAFAVIDLLLNEYKRPGKAAGGGFYDYPAGGQKHLWPELKTRFEKVDGQISSKDVRDRLLFVQAIETVRCVEEGVLTSTADANVGSIFGIGFAPWTGGALQFINQYGVKDFVARAQYLAEQYGERFAPPAMLLDKAAKGEMF; from the coding sequence ATGAGCGAAGCCATTCGTTACGAAAAAGGCCAGGACGCTATCGTCGTCCTCACGATCGACATGCCGGGCCAGAGCGCCAACACCATGAACGCCGTGTACCGTGAGGCCATGGCCGCGTGCGTCGCCCGGCTGGTGGCGGAAAAAGACAACATTGCCGGGGTGATCATTACGTCGGCAAAGAAAACCTTCTTTGCCGGCGGCGACCTTAATGAGCTGATCAAGGTCGGCAAGCCTGAAGCCAAAGCCTTCTATGACATGGTGCTGACCCTCAAGGGGCAACTGCGCAGTCTGGAAACCCTCGGCAAACCGGTGGTCGCGGCGATCAACGGCGCGGCGTTGGGCGGCGGTTGGGAAATCTGCCTCGCCTGCCATTACCGCGTGGCGCTGGACGATGCCTCGGTGCAACTCGGTCTGCCGGAAGTGACCCTCGGCCTGCTGCCGGGCGGCGGCGGAGTGGTGCGCATGGTGCGCATGCTGGGCATCGAGAAGGCGCTGCCGTATCTGCTCGAAGGCAAGAAAGTCCGTCCGCAACAGGCGTTGCAGGCCGGTTTGATTGATGAGCTGGCAGCGGATCGTGAGGAGTTGCTGGCCAAGGCGCGTGCGTGGATCGTGGCCAACCCGACGGCGGTGCAGCGTTGGGATGTGAAGGGCTATCAGATTCCTGGCGGTACGCCGTCGAATCCGAAAGTCGCGCAGATGCTGGCGATTGCGCCGTCGATTCTGCGCAGCAAGACCCAAGGGACGCTGCCGGCGCCGGAGAAGATCCTCTGCGCAGCGGTGGAGGGCGCTCAAGTCGATTTCGATACCGCGCACTTGATCGAAACCCGATACTTCACCGAACTGACCACCGGGCAGATTTCGAAAAACCTGATCGGCACGTTCTGGTTTCAACTCAATGAGATCAATGCGGGTGGCTCGCGGCCGCAGGGCTTTGCGTCTTATGTTACGCGCAAGGTCGGCGTGCTCGGCGCGGGGATGATGGGCGCGGGGATTGCGTTTGTCAGTGCTTCGGCGAGTATTGAAGTGGTGCTTAAAGATATCAATCTCGCTGCAGCCGAGAAGGGGAAGGCGCATTCGTCGGCGTTGCTGGACAAGAAAGTCACCCGTGGCCAGATGGATGCTGCGCAGCGCGAGGCTGTGCTGGCGCGGATCCACACCAGTGAAAACGATGCAGATCTGGCGGGTTGCGATCTGATCATCGAAGCGGTGTTCGAAGACCGCGATCTCAAGGCCAGGGTCTCTGCTGCAGCCCAGCGGGTTGTTGGCGCCGAAGCCGTCATCGCGTCCAATACTTCGACGTTGCCGATCACCGGGCTGGCGGCTGCCGTGCCTGATCAAAGCAAATTCATCGGCCTGCATTTCTTCAGCCCGGTGGAAAAAATGCCGCTGGTGGAAATCATCAAAGGCGCACAAACCAGCGATGAAACCCTCGCCCGCGGTTTCGATTTCGTCCTGCAAATCAAGAAAACCCCGATCGTGGTCAACGACAGTCGCGGCTTCTTCACCTCACGCGTGTTCGGCACCTTCACCAACGAAGGCATCGCCATGCTCGGCGAAGGCGTGAGTGCGCCGATGATCGAGACCGAAGCGCGCAAGGCCGGGATGCCGGTCGGGCCACTGGCGATCTCCGACGAAGTTTCCCTCAGCCTGATGAGCCATATCCGCCAGCAAACCGCCAAGGACCTACAGGCAGAAGGGAAAACGCTGATTGAGCACCCCGCCTTCGCCGTGATTGACTTGCTGCTCAACGAATACAAGCGCCCGGGCAAAGCGGCGGGTGGCGGTTTTTACGATTACCCGGCCGGCGGACAGAAACATTTGTGGCCCGAACTGAAGACGCGATTCGAGAAGGTCGACGGGCAAATTTCGTCCAAAGACGTACGTGATCGGCTGCTGTTTGTACAAGCCATTGAAACCGTGCGCTGTGTGGAGGAGGGCGTGCTGACCTCGACAGCGGACGCCAATGTCGGCTCGATCTTCGGTATCGGTTTTGCGCCGTGGACGGGTGGGGCGTTGCAGTTCATCAACCAATACGGGGTGAAAGATTTCGTCGCTCGCGCACAGTATCTGGCTGAGCAATATGGCGAGCGTTTTGCGCCGCCCGCGATGCTCCTGGATAAAGCGGCAAAAGGTGAAATGTTCTAA
- a CDS encoding YbjQ family protein — protein MIISTTHAIEGRQITAYLDIVSAESVQGVNVIRDMFAGMRDFFGGRSQTLERALKEARIQATEEIRERARALQADAVVGVDFEISMPGGKGGMVVVFATGTAVKLR, from the coding sequence ATGATCATTTCCACCACTCACGCCATTGAAGGCCGGCAGATCACGGCGTATCTGGACATCGTCAGTGCTGAGTCAGTGCAGGGCGTCAATGTGATCCGTGACATGTTTGCCGGTATGCGCGATTTTTTCGGTGGGCGTTCGCAGACGCTGGAGCGGGCTTTGAAGGAGGCTCGTATTCAAGCGACCGAAGAAATCAGGGAGAGGGCGCGTGCTTTGCAGGCGGATGCGGTGGTTGGGGTGGACTTTGAGATCAGTATGCCCGGCGGGAAGGGCGGGATGGTTGTTGTGTTTGCAACGGGTACGGCGGTGAAGTTGCGTTGA
- a CDS encoding IS3 family transposase (programmed frameshift), whose product MDTGAKRSQRDYTLTFKLSVVDQVEKGELSYKEAQRRYGIQGRSTVLVWLRKHGRQDWSQGASIRTQRTRPMDEPTLPLTPEQRIKELEEQLALANQKAKFFEDVVDVLKNDYGVSIGKKAARQVVAQTQTLSVSRACQFMGISRQAFYKRDRVYRARVDQDQKLIKFVQAIRVRQPCIGARKLQSLMHAEREKPELHVGRDRLFEVLREHRQLVRRKRAYHKTTDSHHHFRCHPNLLKPGPQQVVATGPEQVWVADITYLSTQRDDPVYLSLVTDAFSRKIVGYHVHGSLHADSVAQALRMALKARRTRQKLVHHSDRGVQYCSALYQKLHAKHGITCSMTDGYDCYQNALAERVNGILKTELLLHRPTDLAQAEQMVRQAILIYNQERPHLSLKYKTPDAVHRALG is encoded by the exons ATGGATACGGGCGCAAAACGTAGTCAGCGCGATTACACGCTGACTTTTAAATTGTCGGTTGTCGACCAAGTAGAAAAAGGCGAGTTGAGTTATAAAGAGGCTCAACGGCGTTATGGGATTCAGGGTCGATCGACGGTGTTGGTCTGGTTACGCAAGCATGGTCGACAAGATTGGAGCCAAGGCGCCTCCATTCGTACGCAGAGGACTCGACCGATGGACGAGCCAACTTTGCCTTTGACCCCCGAGCAGAGAATCAAAGAGCTTGAGGAGCAACTGGCACTAGCAAATCAGAAAGCCAAATTCTTTGAAGATGTGGTTGATGTCTTGAAGAATGACTACGGCGTATCCATTG GTAAAAAAGCGGCCCGGCAAGTCGTTGCGCAAACCCAAACCCTGAGTGTCAGCAGGGCTTGCCAGTTTATGGGGATCAGTCGCCAAGCCTTTTACAAGCGTGATCGCGTCTATCGGGCGCGAGTCGATCAAGATCAGAAACTCATCAAGTTTGTGCAGGCAATCCGAGTGCGCCAACCCTGCATTGGCGCACGCAAGCTCCAGTCATTGATGCACGCGGAGCGTGAGAAACCTGAGTTGCATGTTGGCCGGGATCGCTTGTTTGAAGTGCTGCGCGAGCACCGGCAGTTGGTTCGCAGGAAACGGGCCTATCACAAGACGACCGACAGCCATCATCACTTTCGCTGCCATCCCAATCTGCTAAAGCCAGGTCCGCAGCAAGTCGTTGCAACCGGTCCGGAACAGGTCTGGGTGGCCGATATTACTTACCTGTCCACCCAGCGTGACGATCCGGTCTACCTGAGCCTGGTCACAGATGCCTTCTCAAGAAAAATTGTCGGTTATCACGTGCATGGCAGCCTGCATGCCGACTCGGTGGCCCAAGCCTTACGCATGGCGTTAAAGGCACGTCGAACACGTCAGAAACTGGTCCATCACTCGGATCGAGGAGTCCAGTACTGCTCGGCGCTGTATCAAAAGCTCCACGCCAAGCATGGCATCACGTGTTCGATGACGGATGGCTACGACTGCTACCAAAACGCCTTGGCAGAGCGGGTCAACGGCATCTTGAAAACAGAACTATTACTCCACCGGCCGACAGACTTGGCGCAAGCGGAGCAAATGGTGCGACAAGCGATCCTGATCTACAACCAGGAACGCCCGCACCTGTCCTTAAAATACAAAACGCCCGATGCGGTGCATCGGGCGTTGGGGTGA
- a CDS encoding amidotransferase — translation MSLRICILETDILRPELVDQYQGYGQMFQRLFLQQPIAAEFTVYNVMQGQYPSDDQTFDAYLVTGSKADSFGTDPWIQTLKEYLLTRYERGDKLLGVCFGHQLLALLLGGKSERATQGWGVGTHKYKLAAKAPWMSPVREELTLLISHQDQVTALPENATVIASSDFCPFAAYHINDQVLCFQGHPEFIHDYSRALLDLRQEALGSQIYSKGVASLEQEHHGTTVAEWMMRFVAHKPEAA, via the coding sequence ATGTCGCTACGCATCTGCATTCTGGAAACCGACATCCTGCGTCCGGAACTGGTCGATCAATATCAGGGTTACGGGCAGATGTTTCAGCGCCTGTTCTTGCAGCAACCGATTGCCGCCGAGTTCACCGTCTACAACGTGATGCAGGGCCAATACCCGAGCGACGACCAGACGTTCGACGCGTACCTGGTCACCGGCAGCAAGGCCGATTCGTTCGGCACTGATCCGTGGATTCAGACCCTCAAGGAATACCTGCTGACTCGTTACGAGCGCGGCGACAAACTGCTCGGCGTGTGCTTCGGCCATCAACTGCTGGCGCTGCTGCTCGGCGGCAAGAGCGAGCGCGCAACGCAAGGTTGGGGTGTGGGCACCCATAAATACAAATTGGCGGCGAAGGCGCCTTGGATGAGCCCGGTGCGTGAGGAACTGACGCTGCTGATCAGCCACCAGGATCAGGTCACCGCGCTACCGGAAAACGCCACGGTGATTGCTTCCAGCGATTTTTGCCCGTTTGCGGCTTACCACATCAACGATCAGGTGTTGTGCTTCCAGGGCCACCCGGAATTCATCCACGATTACTCGCGTGCGCTGCTGGATCTGCGTCAGGAAGCGTTGGGCTCGCAGATTTACAGCAAAGGCGTGGCGAGCCTGGAGCAGGAGCACCATGGCACCACGGTTGCCGAATGGATGATGCGCTTTGTGGCGCACAAGCCAGAGGCCGCTTAA
- a CDS encoding crotonase/enoyl-CoA hydratase family protein, with product MSELISYHLEDGIATLTLSNGKVNAISPDVIAAFNAALDQAVADRAIVIITGQPGILSGGYDLKVMTAGPKEAVALVTAGSTLARRLLSHPFPVIVACPGHAVAKGAFILLSADYRIGVDGPFSIGLNEVQIGMTMHHAGIELARDRLRRSAFHRSVINGEMFDPKSAVDAGFLDKVVAAEELQGAALAAARQLKKINMLAHKNTKLKVRKALLETLDNAIIQDQEHLG from the coding sequence ATGAGTGAGTTGATTTCCTACCACCTCGAAGACGGTATCGCGACCCTGACTTTGAGCAATGGCAAGGTCAATGCCATTTCTCCGGACGTGATTGCGGCATTCAACGCGGCGCTGGATCAGGCGGTGGCTGATCGTGCCATCGTGATTATTACCGGTCAGCCAGGAATTCTGTCCGGCGGCTATGACCTGAAAGTGATGACTGCCGGCCCTAAAGAAGCCGTGGCGCTGGTCACTGCCGGTTCGACGTTGGCGCGTCGCCTGCTCTCTCACCCGTTTCCGGTGATCGTCGCTTGCCCGGGTCATGCCGTGGCGAAGGGTGCTTTCATTCTGTTGTCTGCGGATTACCGTATCGGTGTCGACGGCCCGTTCAGCATCGGTCTGAACGAAGTGCAGATCGGTATGACCATGCACCACGCCGGTATCGAGCTGGCGCGTGATCGTCTGCGTCGTTCGGCGTTCCACCGCTCGGTGATCAATGGCGAGATGTTCGATCCGAAAAGCGCGGTGGACGCCGGTTTCCTCGACAAGGTGGTTGCCGCCGAAGAGCTGCAAGGTGCCGCCCTCGCCGCTGCCCGCCAGTTGAAGAAAATCAATATGCTCGCGCACAAGAACACCAAGTTGAAGGTGCGTAAGGCACTGCTGGAAACCCTTGATAACGCCATCATCCAGGATCAGGAGCATCTGGGTTAA
- a CDS encoding magnesium and cobalt transport protein CorA has translation MGRVVAAAVYSAGKKVTNITLDEGAAWAAKTGHFVWIGLEEPDAQELSNLQRQFNLHELAIEDALEKHSRPKLETFGDALFIVTYSPIRENGVLQFIETHIFAGKGYIITARNGHSASYAHVRQRCEARPLLLEHGEDFVLYALLDFVIENYQPVGEAIHAEIDELERNVLCSALNERDIQKLHGLRRDVVRLRRYAAPMVEIGEELQKLSFPFIDKNMRPYFRDVQIHVTRQMEDLTTLADIASQTIEIGVLLEASRQSVVQRKFAAWAAILAFPTAVAGIYGMNFQNMPELSWHYGYFGVLGFITVGCVSLWASFKKSGWL, from the coding sequence ATGGGTCGAGTTGTTGCTGCTGCGGTGTACAGCGCAGGCAAGAAAGTCACCAATATTACCCTCGACGAAGGCGCCGCCTGGGCCGCGAAAACCGGTCACTTTGTCTGGATCGGCCTTGAAGAGCCGGATGCTCAGGAGCTGTCCAATCTGCAACGCCAGTTCAACCTGCACGAACTGGCCATTGAAGACGCCCTGGAAAAACACAGCCGACCGAAGCTGGAAACCTTTGGCGACGCTTTGTTTATCGTCACCTACTCACCCATCCGTGAAAACGGCGTTCTGCAATTCATCGAAACACACATCTTCGCGGGCAAGGGCTACATCATCACAGCACGTAACGGTCACTCGGCGTCCTACGCCCATGTCCGCCAACGTTGTGAGGCACGCCCGCTCTTGCTGGAACACGGGGAAGATTTCGTACTGTATGCGCTGCTCGATTTCGTCATCGAGAACTACCAACCGGTGGGCGAAGCCATTCATGCCGAAATCGATGAACTTGAACGCAACGTACTGTGTAGCGCGTTGAATGAACGCGACATTCAGAAGCTGCATGGCTTGCGCCGCGATGTCGTGCGCCTGCGCCGATACGCTGCGCCGATGGTGGAAATTGGCGAGGAACTGCAGAAGCTGAGCTTCCCGTTTATCGACAAGAACATGCGCCCTTACTTCCGCGATGTGCAGATCCACGTCACGCGGCAAATGGAAGACCTGACCACTCTGGCCGATATCGCCAGCCAGACTATCGAGATTGGTGTGTTGCTCGAGGCATCACGGCAAAGCGTGGTGCAACGCAAGTTCGCTGCCTGGGCGGCGATTCTGGCGTTTCCGACGGCGGTGGCGGGGATTTACGGGATGAACTTCCAGAACATGCCGGAGTTGAGTTGGCACTACGGCTATTTCGGTGTGCTGGGGTTTATTACCGTGGGGTGTGTGAGTTTGTGGGCGAGTTTCAAGAAGTCCGGGTGGCTGTAG